From one Thalassospira lucentensis genomic stretch:
- a CDS encoding DMT family transporter produces the protein MTLLDQRTKATMIGGIAIVLWALLALFTTEVGSIPPFQLVSLCFSVAAIFSFIWIARGGFSAFGALRQPIGAWVLGVGGLFGYHFFYFVALANAPAVEASLIAYLWPLFIVLLSALLPGERLHWYHIAGAVLGLCGAAVLVTKGQGFDFDPAYGVGYGAAMICSILWSGYSVLNRRYRNVPVEAVCGFCAGAAVLGFITHGVTEIWVMPDTGQWLAIVGLGLGPVGAAFFVWDYGTKHGDIQALGVASYGAPLLSTILLIAFGKADASPAVIAGCFLIVGGALLASIRMFRRTVTTSSRT, from the coding sequence ATGACTTTGCTTGATCAACGTACGAAGGCCACCATGATTGGGGGCATTGCGATTGTGCTTTGGGCACTGTTGGCTTTGTTCACAACAGAAGTCGGCTCCATCCCGCCTTTTCAACTGGTCAGTCTTTGTTTTTCCGTTGCGGCAATTTTCAGTTTCATCTGGATTGCGCGCGGTGGTTTTTCGGCCTTCGGGGCATTAAGACAGCCGATTGGTGCCTGGGTACTGGGTGTCGGTGGGCTGTTTGGCTATCATTTTTTCTATTTCGTTGCCCTAGCCAATGCGCCTGCGGTTGAAGCCAGTCTGATTGCCTATCTCTGGCCGCTTTTCATTGTGCTGCTTTCGGCCCTTTTGCCGGGCGAAAGATTGCATTGGTATCACATTGCCGGGGCGGTTCTTGGACTTTGCGGGGCTGCGGTTCTGGTGACCAAAGGGCAGGGCTTTGATTTTGATCCGGCCTATGGCGTTGGCTATGGGGCGGCGATGATTTGCTCCATCCTGTGGTCGGGCTATTCGGTGCTTAACCGGCGTTATCGCAATGTTCCGGTCGAAGCCGTTTGCGGTTTTTGCGCCGGGGCGGCGGTGCTGGGGTTCATAACGCATGGCGTGACTGAAATCTGGGTCATGCCTGATACCGGGCAGTGGCTTGCGATTGTCGGACTTGGGCTTGGCCCGGTCGGGGCTGCGTTTTTTGTCTGGGATTACGGGACCAAGCACGGCGACATACAGGCGCTTGGCGTTGCGTCCTATGGTGCGCCGCTGCTCAGCACGATTTTATTGATTGCCTTTGGCAAGGCCGATGCTAGTCCGGCGGTGATTGCCGGCTGCTTTTTGATCGTCGGTGGTGCGCTTTTGGCGTCGATCAGAATGTTTCGTCGCACAGTTACGACATCGTCCCGAACCTGA
- a CDS encoding acyclic terpene utilization AtuA family protein produces the protein MKTLRIGTGAGFAGDRIEPAVELVRDGDLDYLVFECLAERTIALAQQARMGNPDAGYDPLLERRMRAVLPICREKGVRIISNMGAANPNAAAQKTLAVARELGLSGLRVAAVTGDDVLSVLDPETFHIDDAGCLLGAFDRKLVSANAYLGAGPIVEALASGADVILTGRAADPAMFLAPQIYEFGWEMDDWTRLGRGTLVGHLLECGGQITGGYFADPGFKDVPDLARLGFPLAEIDANGQAVITKVKGTGGCVTAATCKEQLLYEVHDPAAYLQPDVIADFSGVTVSEIGPDRVAISGGDGKPRTGKLKVSIGYVDSCIGEGQISYAGPGAYERGHLALDILKERIGLAGIDCQELRGELIGVDAVLGSGAVDQPDCVPEVRVRFVGRTNNISDAARIGEEVESLYLNGPAAGGGVTKSAREIIAIVSGLLPEKAVKTTVEILEA, from the coding sequence ATGAAAACCTTGCGGATCGGAACAGGTGCCGGTTTTGCCGGGGACAGGATAGAACCTGCGGTCGAACTGGTCAGGGACGGGGATCTCGATTACCTCGTATTTGAATGCCTGGCAGAACGTACCATTGCCCTTGCACAGCAGGCAAGAATGGGTAATCCGGATGCCGGATATGACCCGTTGCTGGAACGGCGCATGAGGGCGGTATTGCCGATTTGCCGGGAAAAGGGTGTTCGTATCATTTCCAATATGGGGGCGGCAAACCCGAATGCCGCGGCACAAAAGACCTTGGCGGTGGCGCGCGAACTTGGTCTTTCCGGCTTGCGTGTCGCGGCTGTGACCGGGGATGATGTTTTGTCCGTGCTTGACCCGGAAACATTCCATATCGACGATGCAGGCTGCTTGTTGGGGGCGTTTGATCGGAAACTGGTTTCTGCCAATGCCTATCTTGGTGCCGGACCTATTGTGGAGGCACTGGCAAGCGGGGCGGATGTCATCCTGACCGGGCGTGCGGCCGATCCTGCGATGTTTCTGGCACCCCAGATTTACGAGTTCGGCTGGGAAATGGATGACTGGACGCGGCTTGGACGCGGGACGCTGGTCGGGCATTTACTGGAATGCGGGGGGCAGATCACCGGCGGATACTTTGCCGATCCGGGCTTCAAGGATGTTCCGGATCTGGCCCGGCTTGGTTTTCCGTTAGCGGAAATTGACGCAAACGGTCAGGCGGTCATTACCAAGGTTAAAGGAACCGGTGGATGCGTTACTGCTGCAACCTGTAAGGAGCAGCTGCTTTACGAGGTTCACGATCCCGCCGCCTATCTTCAGCCTGATGTCATTGCCGATTTTTCCGGTGTGACAGTTTCGGAAATAGGTCCGGATCGTGTCGCGATTTCGGGCGGTGACGGCAAGCCAAGAACCGGCAAGCTTAAGGTTTCAATCGGCTATGTCGATTCCTGTATCGGTGAAGGGCAGATTTCATATGCCGGACCAGGTGCGTATGAACGCGGACATTTGGCGCTTGATATCCTGAAAGAACGCATTGGTCTTGCTGGTATCGACTGCCAGGAATTGCGAGGGGAACTGATTGGCGTTGATGCGGTGCTGGGCAGTGGTGCTGTGGACCAGCCTGATTGTGTGCCCGAAGTGCGCGTACGTTTTGTCGGGCGTACCAACAATATTTCCGACGCCGCGCGTATTGGTGAAGAAGTCGAAAGTCTTTACCTCAATGGCCCGGCGGCTGGTGGTGGAGTGACTAAATCGGCGCGTGAAATCATTGCAATTGTTTCCGGTCTTCTGCCCGAAAAAGCGGTCAAAACCACCGTCGAAATTTTGGAGGCCTGA
- a CDS encoding TRAP transporter fused permease subunit produces MLDRVQSGLALLVGAFVFYTAATGPFESLIQRAIFLALVVCLGLAIYPLGHERPWRRLGICIDVLIAAITLCACSYIVVNYDEIMTSLPWATTLDMVLTAGLVLAVLEVGRRAVGIIFPALVVIGLAYALLGDNLPGSLGHRGFDMAFVTETIFLGDLGVWGMLTGVAATVIAAFVLFGALLLHTGGGQSFMDLAMRLGGRQAGGAAKIATIASGLFGMISGSAVANVATTGNFTIPMMRRLGYPAPFAAAVEAVASTGGQIAPPIMGAAAFVMAEILGISYVDVMVAAVIPALLFYLSVFVTVHIVSVRRNLRLVPEDELPSWSEILQLRRVLPIFAALLGLGIGIFMGRSVATSAFYGIGGLLVAFVATSYGALSVKTMAHRVLAGIADAGKGMVIIGVLLAGAQILVSMINLTGIGVTLSSLIVSFAGDLTVLVAIVAGLVCMVMGMGLPTTAAYVLVAAVLAPAMTAVGVEPLTAHLFVFYFATISVITPPVCVAVFVGAGIAGTNWLPAAMEAVRLGAMTYVVPFMLLMYPGMTGGGGALSVLNALLSGLVLVFAIPALLGGQRFWGQLWLDRGMLVVVIVLALWPFALAPFIAAGVLATGFYFGKKQPSVPEVPQ; encoded by the coding sequence ATGTTGGATCGCGTTCAAAGCGGGCTTGCACTGCTGGTTGGTGCCTTTGTTTTCTATACGGCAGCGACAGGACCATTTGAAAGTCTTATCCAGCGGGCGATTTTTCTTGCGCTGGTGGTTTGTCTGGGACTTGCCATCTATCCGTTGGGGCACGAACGGCCCTGGCGCAGACTGGGCATTTGCATCGATGTGCTGATTGCCGCGATTACCCTTTGCGCATGCAGCTATATCGTTGTGAATTACGATGAAATCATGACTTCCTTGCCGTGGGCGACGACGCTGGACATGGTTTTGACAGCAGGGCTTGTTCTGGCGGTTCTGGAAGTCGGTCGCCGTGCCGTGGGTATCATTTTCCCGGCACTGGTCGTGATTGGTCTGGCTTATGCACTACTGGGCGATAACCTTCCGGGCAGCCTTGGTCATCGCGGCTTTGACATGGCCTTTGTCACCGAAACCATTTTCCTTGGCGATCTTGGTGTTTGGGGCATGCTGACTGGGGTTGCGGCAACTGTTATTGCTGCCTTTGTACTGTTCGGGGCGCTTTTGCTGCATACCGGCGGCGGCCAAAGCTTTATGGACCTTGCCATGCGGTTGGGCGGTCGACAGGCGGGTGGTGCTGCGAAAATCGCAACCATTGCCAGCGGCCTGTTCGGGATGATTTCCGGATCGGCTGTTGCAAATGTTGCCACGACTGGCAACTTTACCATTCCGATGATGCGTCGGCTTGGTTATCCAGCACCGTTTGCCGCAGCCGTCGAAGCCGTGGCGTCGACGGGCGGACAGATTGCACCTCCGATCATGGGGGCGGCGGCCTTTGTGATGGCGGAAATTCTTGGCATTTCGTATGTCGATGTGATGGTCGCCGCGGTCATTCCGGCTTTGCTGTTTTATCTTTCTGTTTTTGTCACTGTGCATATTGTTTCGGTTCGGCGCAACCTGCGCCTCGTGCCGGAAGATGAATTACCGTCATGGTCCGAAATTCTGCAATTGCGCCGTGTTTTGCCGATTTTTGCCGCCCTTTTGGGCCTTGGGATCGGGATATTCATGGGGCGGTCGGTTGCGACGTCTGCCTTTTACGGAATTGGCGGATTGCTTGTGGCGTTTGTTGCCACATCCTATGGAGCCCTTTCGGTGAAAACCATGGCTCATCGCGTTCTGGCCGGGATTGCTGACGCCGGAAAAGGGATGGTGATCATTGGCGTGTTGCTTGCGGGGGCGCAAATTCTTGTTTCCATGATCAATCTGACCGGTATCGGAGTGACGCTAAGCTCGCTAATTGTCTCTTTTGCCGGGGATTTGACCGTTCTGGTGGCGATTGTCGCCGGGCTTGTCTGCATGGTGATGGGGATGGGGTTGCCGACCACAGCCGCATATGTGCTGGTGGCGGCGGTTCTTGCACCTGCGATGACTGCTGTCGGGGTTGAGCCGCTGACCGCACATTTGTTTGTGTTCTATTTTGCGACGATTTCAGTAATTACGCCGCCGGTTTGCGTTGCGGTATTTGTCGGGGCGGGAATTGCCGGGACAAACTGGCTGCCCGCGGCGATGGAGGCCGTGCGACTTGGCGCGATGACCTATGTCGTGCCCTTCATGTTGCTGATGTATCCGGGCATGACCGGCGGTGGTGGTGCATTATCGGTGCTTAATGCCCTTTTGTCCGGACTGGTTCTTGTGTTTGCGATCCCGGCTTTGTTGGGTGGGCAGCGTTTTTGGGGGCAGCTATGGCTTGATCGCGGTATGCTGGTTGTGGTCATCGTTCTCGCCCTTTGGCCCTTTGCCCTAGCCCCATTTATTGCTGCAGGTGTGCTTGCCACCGGGTTTTATTTTGGCAAAAAACAGCCTTCTGTTCCGGAGGTACCGCAATGA
- a CDS encoding TAXI family TRAP transporter solute-binding subunit → MMKIALAGAMAIGLSFPAFAQQKLLIGSTSASSSHYGYFVAVAKLINDNVADIEASVVETGATMDNLRRIERKQIDLGLVTTNVAQHAVAGTNKFEGHAMDLGLLWVYTGAPQNVIVRDDAGVESLAGLADVRFNPGIKGSATESTTEAVFNALGLSADYVRGSTTDVVDMIKDNRVAGYVKSGAGEKLDSSTIDIATFTPIRVLGLTDDQKATLIEKMPDVSVVDVPAGAADGVPAYTTWSFGVGVGAGPNLSEETAYQIVKAAMEDKEVQGAAMASVKGVDLAKLTLQYATIPLHPGAAKWFREQGIEIPARLDPAKQ, encoded by the coding sequence ATGATGAAGATCGCTCTTGCCGGAGCGATGGCTATTGGCCTTTCGTTTCCGGCTTTCGCCCAGCAAAAGCTGCTGATTGGTTCGACCTCGGCATCGTCAAGCCACTATGGCTACTTCGTCGCTGTGGCAAAATTGATCAATGACAATGTTGCCGATATCGAGGCATCGGTTGTTGAGACCGGTGCCACAATGGATAATTTGCGTCGTATCGAACGCAAACAGATTGACCTTGGGCTTGTGACGACAAACGTTGCCCAGCATGCCGTTGCCGGAACCAACAAGTTTGAAGGTCATGCAATGGATCTGGGGCTTTTGTGGGTTTATACCGGTGCACCACAAAACGTGATCGTGCGCGATGATGCCGGTGTCGAAAGTCTTGCGGGTCTTGCCGATGTCCGCTTCAATCCGGGGATCAAGGGATCGGCAACCGAAAGCACAACCGAGGCGGTTTTCAATGCTCTTGGTCTGAGCGCGGATTACGTGCGCGGGTCGACGACGGATGTTGTCGACATGATCAAGGACAACCGTGTGGCGGGTTACGTAAAATCCGGTGCCGGTGAAAAGCTTGACAGTTCAACGATTGATATCGCGACCTTTACCCCCATTCGCGTGCTTGGCCTGACGGATGATCAGAAGGCAACCCTGATTGAAAAGATGCCGGATGTTTCCGTGGTTGATGTTCCGGCTGGTGCGGCGGATGGTGTTCCTGCCTACACGACCTGGAGCTTTGGCGTAGGTGTCGGTGCCGGTCCCAATCTGTCCGAAGAAACCGCTTATCAGATCGTTAAGGCGGCGATGGAAGACAAGGAAGTACAGGGGGCCGCGATGGCCAGTGTCAAGGGCGTTGATCTTGCGAAACTGACCTTGCAATACGCGACAATTCCGTTGCATCCGGGTGCTGCGAAATGGTTCCGTGAGCAGGGGATCGAAATCCCGGCACGGCTTGATCCGGCGAAGCAATAA